Below is a window of Nocardioides sp. S-1144 DNA.
TCCCGCGGCCGCCCCGGCGATGACCTGGTCGGTCCTGGTCGTCGACGCCGGCACCGACGAGGTGCTGGCCGCGGAGACCCCGGACGCCGTGCTGCGCACCGCCAGCGTCGCCAAGGTGCTGCTGCTCTCGGCCCTCGCCGAGGCCCTCGAGGCCGGCACCGTGACGGCGTCCGAGGTGCTCGACCGCTCGGTGACGCCCCGCGTCGCCGACTCCGGCCTGTGGCACCGGCTCGACGTCGCCGCCCTCCCGGTCGGCGACGTCGCCACGCTGGTCGGCACGGTCAGCGACAACTGGGCCACCAACGTGCTGGTCGAGCGCCTCGGCCTCGGCGTCGTGCAGGCCGTGGGGCCGCGCGAGGGGCTCGGCGCGACCCAGCTGTGGGACGTCGTCCGCGACGACCGCGGCCCCGCCGACCCGCCCACGCTCAGCACCGGCACGGCGTCCGAGTGGGTCTCGGTGCTGACCCGCCTGCACCGGGGCACCTGGGTCTCGCCGGCGGTCTCGGCGCGGGTGCTCGGCTGGCTCGCCGGCGGCGCCGACCACTCGATGGTCGCCGGCGCCCTCGGCCTCGACCCGCTCGTCGTCCCCGACGGCCCGGTCCGGGTCGTCAGCAAGACCGGCACCGACGACGGCGTCCGGTGCGACGTCGGCCTCGTGACCGGGCCGGGGCGGACGGTGGCCTACGCCGTCCTCGCCAACGACGGCGACGTCACCGCGACGCTCGCGCGGATGCGCGGGCTCGGCGACCGGGTGCGGGCCTGGGTGTCGTGACCCGCCGCGGCTCCGCGGCGCTCAGCCGCGGGTGGCCTGGTCCTGGCGGGCGCGGTACCAGCGCTCACCCTCGCTGAACGCGGTGAGGATGACCGCGATCCCGACCGCGCTGACCAGGATGTCCCCGGCGCCGAGGATCGGGTCGACGGCGTTGACGACGAGGTAGCAGGCGACCATGCCGAGGCCGATGACGAGCGGGGCGAGCCGGTGGGAGCTGGTCGCGAACCCTCGCTCGCGCCGGACCATGCCGTGCACCAGGGTGGCGGCGATGGCGAGCGTCGTCACGATCGCGGTCACCGAGGCGGTCCGGTCGCCGTCGCGCCAGTCGGGCACGGCCCAGACCAGCGTCAGGGCCACCAGCGCGAGCGAGCACCCGATCGCGGAGGGGCTCCGCAGCACCGACCACGTGGCCCGGCGTGCGGTCAGGGGCGGGGCCGAGGCGCTCATGCGGTCATCATGCGTCACGACCCCGGCGCGGGGGAACCCCGACGGCGACGCGACGGGCCGTGGTGGGTGGTGGCTCAGCCACCGCTCCGGTCGCCCTCGCCGGGGTGCTTGGCCAGGGTCGCCGTCGGCGGCGGGTCGGGGTCGACCTCGGCGTCCACCGAGCCACGCAGGTCGGGACCCTTCTTCTCGGGCTCCAGCACGATCTCGTGGGTGTCGCCGTCGCGGCCGTCGAAGCGGACGACGACGGTCTCGAACCCCTTGTGCCGCTGCATCTGCGCGTACATCGCGTAGGCGCGGCGGTCGGCCTCGGTCAGGTCGACGGAGTCGGTGAACGGGGTCAGCAGCGCCCGCGGCCACAGCTTGCGGGCCAGGACGACGTTCACCTCGACGCCGAGGATGGCCATCACCGAGGCGATGTAGATGATGCCGACCAGGCCGAGGACGAAGCCGAACGTCTGGTTGAGCGAGCTGGGCCCGGTGAGCACGTTGGTGACGTAGATCGTGCCGAGGTACTGCAGCAGCTGCCACAGCAGCGCCACGGTGAACGCGCCCGGCGCGGCCCGCGTGATCGAGTGGCTGCGGGCGGAGGCGAAGCGCATCAGGCCGGTGAGGACGAGGCCGACCACCACGACGTTTGCGAGCTGGATGAGCACCCGGATGGTGCCGTTGATGCCGTCGCCGAACACCTCGGTGCTGCTGCCCAGGGTCGAGGCGATCGAGATCCCGAGCACCGCCATCCCGGCGAACAGGAGCAGCAGCAGGCTCTTGAGCCGCAGCAGGAACGGGTTGGGGCGGCTGTTGCGCGGGATGGCCCACGCCGTCGCCATCAGGTTCTGGATCGCCTGCCCGAGCCCGAGCGCACCGTAGAGCGCGGCGAGCCCGCCGGCCACGACGGCGCCGGTGGACCCCTGGAGACCCTGCGGCCGCCCGAGCTCCTCACCGACGATCGGGAACTGCCGCAGCGCCGAGTTCAGCACCTGGTCCTGGAGCTCCGGGTTGCCCTGGAGGAAGAAGCCGAAGATCGACGAGGCGAGCAGCAGCAGCGGGAAGGTCGCGATGAAGGCGTAGTAGGTGACGGTCGCGGCGAGGTAGTTGCCCTGGTCGTCGAAGAACTTGTAGATCACCGCCAGCGGGAAGCCGAGGACGGTGAAGCGCCGCTGCGTGCGGTCCACCCCGCCGACGACACCCATGGCCAGAACCTATCCGGCGGCGCCGCCCGCGGAACGACCCGCTACGCCGTCGGGTCCTACCGGTCCTCGGCCGTGGCCGGTCGCGCGGGTGGCCAGATCCGCGCAATTGCCGCGATTTGGGC
It encodes the following:
- a CDS encoding YihY/virulence factor BrkB family protein, with translation MGVVGGVDRTQRRFTVLGFPLAVIYKFFDDQGNYLAATVTYYAFIATFPLLLLASSIFGFFLQGNPELQDQVLNSALRQFPIVGEELGRPQGLQGSTGAVVAGGLAALYGALGLGQAIQNLMATAWAIPRNSRPNPFLLRLKSLLLLLFAGMAVLGISIASTLGSSTEVFGDGINGTIRVLIQLANVVVVGLVLTGLMRFASARSHSITRAAPGAFTVALLWQLLQYLGTIYVTNVLTGPSSLNQTFGFVLGLVGIIYIASVMAILGVEVNVVLARKLWPRALLTPFTDSVDLTEADRRAYAMYAQMQRHKGFETVVVRFDGRDGDTHEIVLEPEKKGPDLRGSVDAEVDPDPPPTATLAKHPGEGDRSGG
- a CDS encoding serine hydrolase; the protein is MTWSVLVVDAGTDEVLAAETPDAVLRTASVAKVLLLSALAEALEAGTVTASEVLDRSVTPRVADSGLWHRLDVAALPVGDVATLVGTVSDNWATNVLVERLGLGVVQAVGPREGLGATQLWDVVRDDRGPADPPTLSTGTASEWVSVLTRLHRGTWVSPAVSARVLGWLAGGADHSMVAGALGLDPLVVPDGPVRVVSKTGTDDGVRCDVGLVTGPGRTVAYAVLANDGDVTATLARMRGLGDRVRAWVS